The following coding sequences are from one Humulus lupulus chromosome X, drHumLupu1.1, whole genome shotgun sequence window:
- the LOC133803378 gene encoding uncharacterized methyltransferase At1g78140, chloroplastic: MVTLVRSLSWVFVQQSRMFNSRNWVINQIQQPCKNILKRTLPLRVRASSTVFVQTNSTDPTDVQNGEDINNKRNNILACPVCYDPLALTSELGLSVESVSGSSLQCSTCKKTYFVNETHLELTTASGFKNYGEPMPASTEVFRTPLVSFLYERGWRQSFSALGGFPGLEKEFELIKEFLKPVMGGNIIDASCGSGLFSRQFAKSNLFSLVVALDYSENMLKECYEFIKQEENFPKENIILVRADISRLPFASSSIDAVHAGAALHCWPSPLSAVAEISRVLRPGGVFVASTYILDGPFSFLPFLKNIRQNTRQISGSFVFLSERELEDLCRASGLVGFTCIRNGLFVMISAKKPN; encoded by the exons atggtgaCATTGGTGAGAAGCTTATCTTGGGTGTTTGTGCAACAGAGTCGAATGTTCAATTCGAGAAATTGGGTTATCAATCAAATTCAACAGCCCTGTAAGAACATTCTCAAGCGCACTCTCCCGCTACGTGTTCGAGCTTCGTCAACTGTCTTCGTCCAAACCAATTCCACT GATCCTACTGATGTCCAGAATGGTGAGGACATCAATAATAAAAGGAATAACATTTTAGCTTGTCCGGTATGCTACGACCCATTGGCGTTGACCAGCGAGCTgggcttatctgt GGAGTCTGTCTCTGGGTCTAGTTTACAATGTAGCACTTGTAAGAAGACTTACTTTGTGAATGAGACACATCTTGAGCTCACAACAGCAAGCGGGTTCAAGAACTATGGTGAACCTATGCCCGCTTCCACAGAGGTTTTCAG GACACCTTTGGTATCATTTCTTTATGAAAGGGGTTGGCGTCAAAGTTTTTCTGCATTAGGTGGTTTCCCTGGCCTCGAAAAAGAG TTTGAACTGATTAAAGAATTCTTAAAGCCAGTCATGGGTGGAAATATTATCGATGCAAGTTGTGGGAGTGGGTTGTTCTCGAGACAATTTGCTAAGAGTAATCTTTTTTCTCTTGTTGTTGCTCTCGATTACTCAGAGAACATGTTGAAGGAGTGCTATGAATTCATTAAGCAGGAAGAAAACTTCCCCAAAGA GAACATAATTTTGGTCAGGGCTGATATCTCTAGGCTCCCTTTCGCTTCAAGTTCTATAGATGCTGTTCATGCTGGTGCGGCTCTACACTGCTGGCCTTCACCGTTATCAGCT GTTGCTGAAATCAGTCGAGTTTTACGACCTGGTGGAGTGTTTGTTGCATCAACCTATATACTTGATGGACCTTTTAGTTTTCTCCCATTCTTGAAGAATATACGCCAG AATACAAGGCAAATATCAGGCAGTTTCGTTTTCCTATCTGAACGTGAACTAGAAGATCTTTGTAGAGCTTCTGGGCTAGTTGGTTTCACATGTATAAGGAATGGCCTTTTTGTGATGATCTCAGCCAAAAAACCCAACTGA